The Rhopalosiphum maidis isolate BTI-1 chromosome 1, ASM367621v3, whole genome shotgun sequence genome has a segment encoding these proteins:
- the LOC113560517 gene encoding nocturnin isoform X3 produces MSENAATIDIDHSPDMESPKYSDIFKMSTRHQKRLSIIRMGSFTSTVKIDNEDSQDKDLTFENLETYQQLLEYCRTHNNQWPNSQLIKRTFTSIPYDPDSVDGNPVRVLQWNVLSQALGQNNDRFDSCPLEALEWKHRRCHMLEEILRHNPDIICLQEVDHFDFLSRALATQSYSGLFVPKPDSPCVYINDNNGPDGCAIFYKNDKFDLLEKHDKVLQVWTVHSNQVSLLLVLKDKSTQKELCVSTTHLKARKGALLSTLRNEQGKDLLQFISSHTAGRPTIVCGDFNAEPTEPVYSTMCSCSYLPLDSAYKLSGSEPPYTSWKIRGGEGEVMHTIDYMFYTKHKLTVSNILDMPKEIDIGENRVPSMTYPSDHFSLISDFYFNSNTSVCE; encoded by the exons gaTGGGAAGTTTTACATCTACTGTGAAAATTGACAATGAAGATTCCCAAGACAAGGatttaacatttgaaaatcTTGAGACCTATCAACAATTACTTGAATATTGCCGTACTCACAATAATCAATGGCCTAACTCACAACTCATAAAAAGAACATTTACATCAATCCCATAtg atCCAGATAGTGTTGACGGAAATCCTGTAAGAGTTCTTCAGTGGAACGTTTTGTCACAAG CATTGGGACAAAATAATGATAGATTTGACAGTTGCCCTTTGGAAGCTTTAGAATGGAAACATAGAAGATGTCATATGCTTGAAGAAATTCTAAGACATAATCctgatattatatgtttacag GAAGTTGATCATTTTGATTTCCTCAGCAGAGCTCTAGCCACACAATCTTATAGCGGTCTATTTGTACCTAAACCAGATTCCccatgtgtgtatataaatgataataatggaCCTGATGGTTGtgcaatattttacaaaaatgataaGTTTGATCTACTAGAAAAACACGATAAAGTACTGCAAGTATGGACAGTGCACAGCAAtcag gtgtcattattattagtacttaAAGATAAAAGTACACAAAAAGAATTATGTGTTTCTACTACTCATCTAAAAGCTCGTAAAGGAGCCTTGCTTTCAACCTTGCGAAACGAACAAGGGAAAGATTTACTACAGTTCATATCTTCTCATACAGCTGGCCGTCCAACAATTGTTTGTGGTGATTTTAATGCAGAACCTACAGAACCAGTTTACAGTACCATGTGCAGTTGTTCTTATTTACCACTAGATAGTGCATATAAATTGTCTGGCTCAGAACCGCCGTACACTTCTTGGAAGATTCGTGGAGGCGAAGGCGAAGTTATGCATACCATTGACTACATGTTTTAcactaaacataaattaactgTTAGTAACATACTAGACATGCCAAAAGAAATCGATATTGGTGAAAATAGAGTACCATCTATGACTTATCCATCAGATCATTTTTCTTTGataagtgatttttattttaacagcaATACAAGTGtttgtgaataa
- the LOC113560517 gene encoding nocturnin isoform X2 codes for MMIRPIVRTTALAAPRKLGPKKFYSSNVNGDGPKASVKTRAATMLKYIWMGSFTSTVKIDNEDSQDKDLTFENLETYQQLLEYCRTHNNQWPNSQLIKRTFTSIPYDPDSVDGNPVRVLQWNVLSQALGQNNDRFDSCPLEALEWKHRRCHMLEEILRHNPDIICLQEVDHFDFLSRALATQSYSGLFVPKPDSPCVYINDNNGPDGCAIFYKNDKFDLLEKHDKVLQVWTVHSNQVSLLLVLKDKSTQKELCVSTTHLKARKGALLSTLRNEQGKDLLQFISSHTAGRPTIVCGDFNAEPTEPVYSTMCSCSYLPLDSAYKLSGSEPPYTSWKIRGGEGEVMHTIDYMFYTKHKLTVSNILDMPKEIDIGENRVPSMTYPSDHFSLISDFYFNSNTSVCE; via the exons ATGATGATTAGACCAATTGTGCGCACCACAGCCTTAGCGGCACCACGAAAACTGGGGCCAAAGAAATTCTATTCCTCTAATGTTAACGGTGATGGGCCTAAAGCGTCTGTCAAGACGAGAGCAGCgactatgttaaaatatatttg gaTGGGAAGTTTTACATCTACTGTGAAAATTGACAATGAAGATTCCCAAGACAAGGatttaacatttgaaaatcTTGAGACCTATCAACAATTACTTGAATATTGCCGTACTCACAATAATCAATGGCCTAACTCACAACTCATAAAAAGAACATTTACATCAATCCCATAtg atCCAGATAGTGTTGACGGAAATCCTGTAAGAGTTCTTCAGTGGAACGTTTTGTCACAAG CATTGGGACAAAATAATGATAGATTTGACAGTTGCCCTTTGGAAGCTTTAGAATGGAAACATAGAAGATGTCATATGCTTGAAGAAATTCTAAGACATAATCctgatattatatgtttacag GAAGTTGATCATTTTGATTTCCTCAGCAGAGCTCTAGCCACACAATCTTATAGCGGTCTATTTGTACCTAAACCAGATTCCccatgtgtgtatataaatgataataatggaCCTGATGGTTGtgcaatattttacaaaaatgataaGTTTGATCTACTAGAAAAACACGATAAAGTACTGCAAGTATGGACAGTGCACAGCAAtcag gtgtcattattattagtacttaAAGATAAAAGTACACAAAAAGAATTATGTGTTTCTACTACTCATCTAAAAGCTCGTAAAGGAGCCTTGCTTTCAACCTTGCGAAACGAACAAGGGAAAGATTTACTACAGTTCATATCTTCTCATACAGCTGGCCGTCCAACAATTGTTTGTGGTGATTTTAATGCAGAACCTACAGAACCAGTTTACAGTACCATGTGCAGTTGTTCTTATTTACCACTAGATAGTGCATATAAATTGTCTGGCTCAGAACCGCCGTACACTTCTTGGAAGATTCGTGGAGGCGAAGGCGAAGTTATGCATACCATTGACTACATGTTTTAcactaaacataaattaactgTTAGTAACATACTAGACATGCCAAAAGAAATCGATATTGGTGAAAATAGAGTACCATCTATGACTTATCCATCAGATCATTTTTCTTTGataagtgatttttattttaacagcaATACAAGTGtttgtgaataa
- the LOC113560518 gene encoding transmembrane protein 138: MQLSEFRYTLVLVVQLALLAVDLLFNTFIHRYLANTGISILLFVLQDIGQLVAIAVLLITFFQTNIFQAGFIVLLFNEFRSTIITGVGYFVLTLFVQVWTLTNRFKGQVYFYWPDGLYVFFVLHKFTSCLHYYLYKRTALCISDPKFYTDEWINHRINQESEQRSPKY, from the exons ATGCAACTGTCAGAGTTTAGGTACACCCTGGTGCTGGTCGTCCAGCTGGCGCTGCTCGCCGTCGACCTGTTGTTCAACACGTTCATCCACCGGTACCTGGCCAACACGGGCATCTCGATTTTGCTCTTCGT GCTCCAAGACATCGGCCAGCTGGTCGCCATCGCCGTGTTGCTCATCACGTTCTTCCAGACCAATATATTTCAG GCGGGTTTCATTGTGTTGCTGTTCAACGAGTTCCGGTCGACTATCATTACCGGCGTTGGTTATTTCGTTCTAACCCTGTTCGTGCAGGTGTGGACTCTGACGAACCGTTTCAAGGGCCAGGTGTACTTCTACTGGCCAGACGGACTTTACGTATTTTTTGTCTTACACAAGTTCA CTTCatgtttacattattacttatataaaagaaCAGCCCTATGTATATCAGATCCTAAATTTTATACTGATGAATGGATTAATCATCGCATAAATCAAGAATCAGAACAGAGAAGCCCTAAGTATTGA
- the LOC113560517 gene encoding nocturnin isoform X5, with product MGSFTSTVKIDNEDSQDKDLTFENLETYQQLLEYCRTHNNQWPNSQLIKRTFTSIPYDPDSVDGNPVRVLQWNVLSQALGQNNDRFDSCPLEALEWKHRRCHMLEEILRHNPDIICLQEVDHFDFLSRALATQSYSGLFVPKPDSPCVYINDNNGPDGCAIFYKNDKFDLLEKHDKVLQVWTVHSNQVSLLLVLKDKSTQKELCVSTTHLKARKGALLSTLRNEQGKDLLQFISSHTAGRPTIVCGDFNAEPTEPVYSTMCSCSYLPLDSAYKLSGSEPPYTSWKIRGGEGEVMHTIDYMFYTKHKLTVSNILDMPKEIDIGENRVPSMTYPSDHFSLISDFYFNSNTSVCE from the exons aTGGGAAGTTTTACATCTACTGTGAAAATTGACAATGAAGATTCCCAAGACAAGGatttaacatttgaaaatcTTGAGACCTATCAACAATTACTTGAATATTGCCGTACTCACAATAATCAATGGCCTAACTCACAACTCATAAAAAGAACATTTACATCAATCCCATAtg atCCAGATAGTGTTGACGGAAATCCTGTAAGAGTTCTTCAGTGGAACGTTTTGTCACAAG CATTGGGACAAAATAATGATAGATTTGACAGTTGCCCTTTGGAAGCTTTAGAATGGAAACATAGAAGATGTCATATGCTTGAAGAAATTCTAAGACATAATCctgatattatatgtttacag GAAGTTGATCATTTTGATTTCCTCAGCAGAGCTCTAGCCACACAATCTTATAGCGGTCTATTTGTACCTAAACCAGATTCCccatgtgtgtatataaatgataataatggaCCTGATGGTTGtgcaatattttacaaaaatgataaGTTTGATCTACTAGAAAAACACGATAAAGTACTGCAAGTATGGACAGTGCACAGCAAtcag gtgtcattattattagtacttaAAGATAAAAGTACACAAAAAGAATTATGTGTTTCTACTACTCATCTAAAAGCTCGTAAAGGAGCCTTGCTTTCAACCTTGCGAAACGAACAAGGGAAAGATTTACTACAGTTCATATCTTCTCATACAGCTGGCCGTCCAACAATTGTTTGTGGTGATTTTAATGCAGAACCTACAGAACCAGTTTACAGTACCATGTGCAGTTGTTCTTATTTACCACTAGATAGTGCATATAAATTGTCTGGCTCAGAACCGCCGTACACTTCTTGGAAGATTCGTGGAGGCGAAGGCGAAGTTATGCATACCATTGACTACATGTTTTAcactaaacataaattaactgTTAGTAACATACTAGACATGCCAAAAGAAATCGATATTGGTGAAAATAGAGTACCATCTATGACTTATCCATCAGATCATTTTTCTTTGataagtgatttttattttaacagcaATACAAGTGtttgtgaataa
- the LOC113560517 gene encoding nocturnin isoform X4, translating to MYYLRCAENFTQETLMGSFTSTVKIDNEDSQDKDLTFENLETYQQLLEYCRTHNNQWPNSQLIKRTFTSIPYDPDSVDGNPVRVLQWNVLSQALGQNNDRFDSCPLEALEWKHRRCHMLEEILRHNPDIICLQEVDHFDFLSRALATQSYSGLFVPKPDSPCVYINDNNGPDGCAIFYKNDKFDLLEKHDKVLQVWTVHSNQVSLLLVLKDKSTQKELCVSTTHLKARKGALLSTLRNEQGKDLLQFISSHTAGRPTIVCGDFNAEPTEPVYSTMCSCSYLPLDSAYKLSGSEPPYTSWKIRGGEGEVMHTIDYMFYTKHKLTVSNILDMPKEIDIGENRVPSMTYPSDHFSLISDFYFNSNTSVCE from the exons ATGTACTACTTGCGGTGCGCAGAGAATTTCACACAAGAAACATT gaTGGGAAGTTTTACATCTACTGTGAAAATTGACAATGAAGATTCCCAAGACAAGGatttaacatttgaaaatcTTGAGACCTATCAACAATTACTTGAATATTGCCGTACTCACAATAATCAATGGCCTAACTCACAACTCATAAAAAGAACATTTACATCAATCCCATAtg atCCAGATAGTGTTGACGGAAATCCTGTAAGAGTTCTTCAGTGGAACGTTTTGTCACAAG CATTGGGACAAAATAATGATAGATTTGACAGTTGCCCTTTGGAAGCTTTAGAATGGAAACATAGAAGATGTCATATGCTTGAAGAAATTCTAAGACATAATCctgatattatatgtttacag GAAGTTGATCATTTTGATTTCCTCAGCAGAGCTCTAGCCACACAATCTTATAGCGGTCTATTTGTACCTAAACCAGATTCCccatgtgtgtatataaatgataataatggaCCTGATGGTTGtgcaatattttacaaaaatgataaGTTTGATCTACTAGAAAAACACGATAAAGTACTGCAAGTATGGACAGTGCACAGCAAtcag gtgtcattattattagtacttaAAGATAAAAGTACACAAAAAGAATTATGTGTTTCTACTACTCATCTAAAAGCTCGTAAAGGAGCCTTGCTTTCAACCTTGCGAAACGAACAAGGGAAAGATTTACTACAGTTCATATCTTCTCATACAGCTGGCCGTCCAACAATTGTTTGTGGTGATTTTAATGCAGAACCTACAGAACCAGTTTACAGTACCATGTGCAGTTGTTCTTATTTACCACTAGATAGTGCATATAAATTGTCTGGCTCAGAACCGCCGTACACTTCTTGGAAGATTCGTGGAGGCGAAGGCGAAGTTATGCATACCATTGACTACATGTTTTAcactaaacataaattaactgTTAGTAACATACTAGACATGCCAAAAGAAATCGATATTGGTGAAAATAGAGTACCATCTATGACTTATCCATCAGATCATTTTTCTTTGataagtgatttttattttaacagcaATACAAGTGtttgtgaataa